The sequence GCGAGGGCGGACCAAAAATGCGGCCTGCCCTGGTGATATTGGTGTTCGCCGGCGCAGTGTACGGCGGCTTTTTCGGGGCCGGTCTGGGAATCATGCTTTTGGCCATTCTCGGCATATTCACCACCGAAAGCCTGACCTCGTCCAACGCCCTGAAGCAGGGGCTGTCATTCCTCATCAATGTGGTCGCGGCGGTTTTCTTCGCATTCTCGGGCCACGTTCTGTGGTCGCTCGTTCCGGTGATGGCCGTCGCGAGCATCGCCGGCGGCTTCCTCGGAGGGCGGTTTGTTAGCCGGATAAGCGGTGAGTTGTTGCGGCGCTTGGTCGTGATCGCCGGGGTCGGAGTGGCGATCGCTTTTTGGGTCGGATAGCGCCGGCTACTCGCCCGAGCCGGCTTCCGGGCCGCCAGTCAAGGCGTTGATCCGCCGAACGAGCCGCGACTTACGGTTCGCAGCCTGATTCTTGTGGATGATCCCGCGTGCGGCGGCCTTGTCCAGGCGCTTCACAGCAACACGCAGATCCTCCGCCGCGGTCTCAGCGCCAGAACTGGCGGAGGCGACGGCCTTCTTGATGCGGGTCTTGACCTCTGACTTGGCTGCCTTGTTGCGAAGGCGTGCTTTCTCGTTGGTCAGGTTGCGCTTGATCTGGCTCTTTATGTTGGCCACGGGGGGTTCCTACCACTCGACTCGGGAACCCGGAGATGTTAGCAGCGATCAGACTTGGAACCAGTCGCTCCAGAGCGTCGGCTCGCCGCCGGACTCGAACGAGAGTCGGACCACTCCGTGGGCTATGCCGTCGAACCCGAACGAGCCGTCCGCCACGGCCTTTACCAGGGCCACCTCCGAGCCTTCGAGGTGAAGGACCGCCCTCGCGAACTCGCTCCCGTGGACGGTCCCACGAAGGATTGTGTCCGATGCGCCGACCGAGACTTGCAGGTCGATGGTCGTTGCGCCCGTCTTGAACTTCAGGAGGTGCGCACCCGCGGGGTCGCCGCGCTCGACGAGAGAGTCGGACACCAGTTCGGCAACTGGGCCGCTCGCCCTCTGGGAAAAAGCATCCCGGGCGCGCTTGATCGCGCCTTCGGGCACGGGATCCAGGCCGCCTTGTCGCCGCGGGTCGTCGTCTTCCATCGATCCGCCCATCAGAAAACCACGCTAGAGAACTTCATGACCCACTATCAGGTTTCCCTGTCCAACGTCCTTTGGCAAGCACCGTCCGCCGGCGCATTCTTCCCAATGTATTTAAATTAGCCCCTTTCCCCCGGAATGTATCAAATAGTACTGTCCGCCCCCGAGGGGAAGGGGCGCAGGTTGGCGGTACTGAAATCTCGGATTGACGCGATTGTCCCTTGTGGAAGGGATTTGCGCGTAGCAGAGTGTTTTGGGCAAATCTTCTGTTTTAGCGTGAGGGGCTGAAACGACGACATGAGGGCGCTTGGGCTGAGGCGATGCGCGCGAGGGGCCGCGCGGGATCCGGGGCACCCGTGGAGCTCACCGGTCTCGATGAAGAAATGAGCGGACTTGGGTATCAAATGGCCGATTGCGGCCTCGTTGGTCCGTGTCCGACGAGGGGTATTGGGCGCGAGCTCATTTCTGGTCTTTCTCGTCTGACCGAAAGTTCATGTTCCGTTGCTTTCAGCAAGCTCCGGATACAGAGTGACAAATACCGGTTTGGGGTTGATTGGGCGAAGGGGCCAGTACATCGATGACGGTTCAATCCAGCGCAGCGCTTGGGGGGCAATTTCTGGACGGCGGAACCGGTGGCTTAGCCGCTGAACAGGGCTTTTCCGCCGCTGACAATCCGGCTACCAGCCGGGTAGAACGGAGACGCCGCGCTCGCGGGTTAGACGCTCGACAGGAGGTCGGGAGTTTGGTCGAACAGGCAGCGGTAGGAAGTCAGGACGCGTGGAACGCGCTGGTCGACCGCTTCGCGTCGACGGTCTGGGCGATCGCCCGCGGGCACCGGTTGAACCCTCACGACGCCGCCGACGTCTTCCAAACGACATGGCTGCGCCTGGTCGAACATCTCGACAGGATCGAGCACCCCGAACGGGTTGGCGCCTGGCTTGCTACCACGGCCCGCCACGAGTCGCTGCGGGTGCTGCGCGTCGGAGGGCGGCAGCTCCCGAACGGGGCGGATTTCGACACAATCGCAGACGATCGTGTCGATCGCGCACCCGACTCCGATCTCATCTCCGCCGAACAGAGCGAACTGCTCAACCAGTTGGTTGAGCTCCTTCCCATTCGTTCTCAGACGCTGTTGCGTCTGCTGAGCGCCGATTCACCCCTCAGCTACAAGGACATCAGCGAGGCGCTGTCAATGCCTATCGGGAGCATCGGGCCTACCCGGGCCCGGGCGCTCGAGCAGCTTCGCCGTCTGGCCGCCGCCTCCGGTATCAATCTCGAAGACGTATTTACCGGCTGATTCCTGAATCTTTATAGACGGCTAGGGTCAATCCCGGCCGCACAAAACAAAAGCCCAACCGGCTGCCTGATATGGATAGGCAGGGCAATTGTCACGTTCAGAAATCACGTCACCACAATCCGAAGTATTTCTCGCCGGTGTCGAATCTCCTTATAAGTCGATGGAGTCTCTGCAGGGGGATGGGACACGATGAAACGGCCAGATCCCTTACCGTTCGGCGCCTCGCGAGGCAGGGGCCGACGCCGCACCGCGCCGCTCCAGCCGTTCGACACGGTCCCGCCCGAACTCGTGGAGGCCGCCAAAAGGTTGTTCGAGCAGCGCCATCAAACCGGCCCGCAAACCCGGGGGCCGAAGGCTGAGCCGAGCGCGGGGCCGGTTGCATCGGAAGAGGGTCCCAACGAGACGGGGCGTTTCCACCTTCGGCAGAAGAGCCTGACGTTCTCGGCGAGGAGGTGGAAGCTTTCCTGGTAACCCCCGCCCGCCGAGCCCGCCGAGCCCGCCGAGCCCGCCGAGCACAACCGACCCCTGAGCTCCCCTTTCAGCCGCCCTGGATGACCCGGGCCGGTATCCCGACGGCGGTGGCCCCGCCGGGGACGTCGCAGACCACGACGGCGTTGGCACCGATCAATGCTTTGTCTCCCACCGTCACCGGCCCGAGGATTTTGGCGCCCGCTCCGATGAACACATCGTCGCCAATCACCGGACGGCGCTCGCCGCGATAGTCCCAACCGACGGTCACACCCTGATGGACCTGACAGTTCGCGCCGATCGACTCGGCGGAAAGGATCGTCGCCTGGCCGTGGGAGATGAACAGACCCGGCCCGATCGGGGTGTCGCCCAGGTCGAGCCCCGGGACCGTCTTCCACCAGCGAGCTGCCATCCGGCCGGCGAGCGCGCCGAGGGGATTGCCGGCCGCGAGACGGTGGTAGAAAACCCCGCGGAACTCCGGGAAGGCGTACAGCAGACGGGCGAGCATTCGCGACCGATCGTCGACCCAGAGAAGCTCGGCCCATCGGTCGACGTCGGCGTCGATCACGTCACGCTGGTCGGTGAGCTTGTAGGCACCGAGCAGCGGGAGCGATGCAAGCGCCCTGACCCCTTCCATTTGAACGAGGAGCCACGCGGCCAGCCGCTCGAGCCGCGGTCGCGCGCCCGGGCCATGCGGACGTTC comes from Acidimicrobiales bacterium and encodes:
- the rpsT gene encoding 30S ribosomal protein S20, encoding MANIKSQIKRNLTNEKARLRNKAAKSEVKTRIKKAVASASSGAETAAEDLRVAVKRLDKAAARGIIHKNQAANRKSRLVRRINALTGGPEAGSGE
- a CDS encoding sigma-70 family RNA polymerase sigma factor, whose protein sequence is MVEQAAVGSQDAWNALVDRFASTVWAIARGHRLNPHDAADVFQTTWLRLVEHLDRIEHPERVGAWLATTARHESLRVLRVGGRQLPNGADFDTIADDRVDRAPDSDLISAEQSELLNQLVELLPIRSQTLLRLLSADSPLSYKDISEALSMPIGSIGPTRARALEQLRRLAAASGINLEDVFTG
- a CDS encoding DapH/DapD/GlmU-related protein, giving the protein MEGVRALASLPLLGAYKLTDQRDVIDADVDRWAELLWVDDRSRMLARLLYAFPEFRGVFYHRLAAGNPLGALAGRMAARWWKTVPGLDLGDTPIGPGLFISHGQATILSAESIGANCQVHQGVTVGWDYRGERRPVIGDDVFIGAGAKILGPVTVGDKALIGANAVVVCDVPGGATAVGIPARVIQGG